The following are encoded together in the Bacillus cereus group sp. RP43 genome:
- a CDS encoding LytS/YhcK type 5TM receptor domain-containing protein, which translates to MYNTYGIEIQDNGACIMNFVYINQNVLNNLLYILSSIFVFYFIYDSGYFGKKYKKLLIILCTSIPLILCMRYPIYMDENYIHDLRQIPFLIGTLYGGFPVGIALLMILLIIRFMFYGFSLLTIIVYGTMLIITAFASSKFNTYNRKIKVASSMFLTFFLAIFTTVIVLTLSDFEVNNLYIIYFILLPTILILFMVYFNEVLKDAIFMRSKLIKVEKMEIVSQLAASISHEVRNPLTVVKGFTQLLKTPNITQQSKDEYIEHILEELNRAQAIIDDYLTFAKPASERLDHISVGHELNRVINMMLPFCNMNTINITKEFSGGTIIGNTQHFHQCFLNLIKNSIEAMPNGGDLIISASVSNNKVIIRIQDSGIGMSQEQINRFGEPYFSTKTKGTGLGTMVAVKIIETMRGTLKIRSVINKGTTLTITLPKYSNEEISYNK; encoded by the coding sequence ATGTATAATACATATGGGATTGAAATTCAGGATAACGGGGCATGTATTATGAACTTTGTTTATATTAATCAAAATGTTTTAAATAATCTTCTTTATATTTTAAGCAGTATATTTGTTTTTTATTTTATTTATGATAGTGGGTACTTCGGGAAGAAATATAAGAAACTACTTATCATTCTTTGTACGAGTATCCCACTAATTTTATGTATGCGGTATCCCATCTATATGGATGAAAATTATATTCACGATTTAAGACAAATCCCCTTTTTAATTGGTACACTTTATGGTGGATTTCCTGTCGGTATTGCATTACTCATGATTTTATTAATAATACGTTTTATGTTTTATGGTTTTAGCCTGTTAACAATCATTGTTTATGGAACGATGTTAATAATTACAGCATTCGCATCATCAAAATTTAATACATACAATAGGAAAATAAAAGTAGCTTCATCTATGTTTTTAACTTTTTTCCTTGCAATATTTACAACAGTAATTGTTTTAACTCTATCAGATTTTGAAGTGAATAATTTGTACATTATTTATTTCATTCTATTACCAACTATTTTAATATTATTTATGGTCTATTTTAATGAAGTTTTAAAAGATGCAATATTCATGCGATCAAAATTAATAAAAGTTGAAAAAATGGAGATTGTCAGCCAACTCGCTGCAAGTATTTCACATGAAGTAAGGAATCCATTAACTGTTGTAAAAGGATTTACACAACTTTTAAAAACACCCAATATTACTCAACAATCCAAAGATGAGTATATTGAACATATTCTTGAAGAGTTAAATCGTGCACAAGCAATTATTGATGATTACTTAACTTTTGCCAAGCCGGCTTCAGAAAGACTAGATCATATTTCAGTGGGGCACGAGTTAAATCGAGTTATTAATATGATGTTGCCTTTTTGTAACATGAATACTATTAATATTACAAAAGAGTTCTCCGGTGGAACAATTATTGGTAATACACAGCACTTCCATCAATGTTTTTTAAACTTAATTAAAAACAGTATTGAAGCAATGCCGAATGGCGGTGATCTTATTATTTCTGCATCTGTTAGTAATAATAAAGTTATAATACGGATTCAAGATAGTGGGATTGGAATGTCGCAAGAGCAAATCAATCGATTTGGTGAACCATATTTTAGTACAAAAACGAAAGGTACGGGTTTAGGAACGATGGTTGCTGTAAAAATTATCGAAACGATGCGAGGCACATTGAAAATCCGAAGTGTTATAAATAAAGGAACTACTTTAACCATCACATTACCTAAATACAGTAATGAGGAGATTTCGTATAATAAATGA
- a CDS encoding CbiQ family ECF transporter T component, with the protein MHNTYFHRMDGAIKLSLFIFCMTLTFLFFDFRILLILFIIGCVGLLIAKIQFRKIIVVFSVIFTFSLLNSVMILAITPAHGSELTGTYTSFFHIGYATITYETLFFAATLSLKYFTLLPFTLLFIYTTHPSEFVSSLNKFAIPYKITYAINIALRYMPNIQSEYIIIKHAQEARGVPFEKGEASLWIRMKNRILIFWPLIIHSLERIDTVSNAMDLRGFGKKDKRTWYYAKNAQKVDYITLFVGIIILIIAVYLKVNVFKNFWYPF; encoded by the coding sequence ATGCATAATACATATTTTCATCGTATGGATGGTGCAATTAAGTTATCTTTATTTATATTTTGTATGACTCTTACTTTTTTATTTTTTGATTTTCGTATATTGCTAATTTTATTTATTATTGGATGTGTCGGCCTCTTAATCGCTAAAATTCAGTTTCGTAAAATTATAGTTGTTTTCAGTGTTATATTTACATTTAGTTTATTAAATTCTGTTATGATTCTTGCTATTACTCCAGCACATGGATCGGAATTAACAGGAACATACACATCTTTTTTTCATATAGGTTATGCAACAATTACATACGAAACATTATTTTTTGCCGCTACACTTTCATTAAAATATTTTACGTTATTACCATTTACACTTCTTTTTATTTATACAACTCATCCAAGTGAATTTGTCAGCAGCTTAAATAAATTTGCTATTCCTTATAAAATTACATATGCAATAAATATTGCACTGCGTTATATGCCAAACATTCAATCTGAATATATAATCATTAAACATGCACAGGAGGCAAGAGGCGTACCTTTTGAAAAGGGAGAAGCAAGCTTATGGATTCGTATGAAAAATCGTATTTTGATTTTTTGGCCACTTATTATTCATTCTTTAGAAAGAATTGATACAGTTTCAAATGCAATGGATTTAAGAGGGTTTGGAAAGAAAGACAAACGTACGTGGTACTATGCAAAGAATGCTCAAAAAGTAGATTACATCACTCTTTTTGTTGGTATTATCATTTTAATTATTGCAGTGTACTTAAAAGTAAATGTATTCAAGAATTTCTGGTACCCATTTTAA
- a CDS encoding amino acid racemase yields the protein MMKVIGLIGGLSWESTSLYYKHINTLTLSQYEQNAKLVLYSMDFGEVTTLLQNHQYEEVKNELVTVAKKVENSGAECLLMCSNTVHLFAEEVEQAISIPLLHIGDVSAKEMVEQNIKRIGLLGTKQTMEQDFYTSRLAKYNIETIIPNDEERTFIHHVILNELSRGIISETSREKLIQITNSLIQNGAEGILLGCTEIPLLISQNDLTVPVFDTAFLHANTAVQFAG from the coding sequence ATGATGAAAGTTATTGGCCTAATTGGCGGACTAAGTTGGGAATCAACATCGTTATACTATAAACATATAAATACACTAACCCTCTCTCAATATGAACAAAATGCGAAGCTTGTTTTATATAGCATGGACTTTGGTGAGGTAACTACATTATTACAAAATCATCAATATGAAGAAGTGAAAAATGAGTTAGTCACAGTAGCCAAAAAGGTAGAAAACTCTGGGGCTGAATGTTTACTAATGTGTTCTAATACTGTACATCTATTTGCTGAGGAAGTAGAACAAGCAATATCAATCCCACTTCTTCATATCGGTGATGTAAGTGCTAAAGAAATGGTAGAACAGAATATAAAACGTATCGGACTATTAGGAACAAAACAAACGATGGAACAAGATTTCTATACATCACGACTAGCAAAATATAACATTGAGACAATTATCCCAAATGACGAAGAAAGAACTTTTATCCATCACGTCATATTAAACGAATTAAGTAGAGGCATTATTTCAGAAACTTCAAGAGAGAAACTAATACAAATTACCAATTCATTAATTCAAAACGGTGCGGAAGGTATATTACTAGGCTGTACTGAAATACCATTGCTTATTTCCCAAAATGACCTTACTGTTCCTGTTTTTGATACTGCTTTTTTACATGCAAATACTGCTGTACAATTTGCTGGATAA
- a CDS encoding GrpB family protein: MDGKILIKPYEHYWHTEFLNEKNKIVPLLNEEIIAIEHIGSTAVEGLGAKPLIDMMIGVTNLQITENWREPLAEIGYEYVPKETLNWRFFRKGKWRAGTHHLHVYIYNSEEWKNNLLFRDFLKNHEWAREEYRKLKEKLAATYPFDRVSYTNAKAPFICNILELAKKSINKV, translated from the coding sequence ATGGATGGAAAAATCTTAATTAAACCGTACGAACATTATTGGCATACAGAGTTTTTAAATGAAAAAAATAAAATTGTGCCGTTACTAAATGAAGAAATTATTGCTATTGAACATATAGGAAGCACGGCCGTAGAAGGATTAGGGGCTAAACCGCTTATTGATATGATGATTGGCGTAACAAATTTACAAATTACCGAAAATTGGAGGGAACCCCTAGCGGAAATTGGCTATGAATATGTTCCAAAAGAAACACTTAATTGGCGTTTTTTTAGAAAAGGTAAATGGAGAGCTGGTACCCACCATTTACATGTTTATATTTATAATAGTGAAGAATGGAAGAACAACCTTTTATTTCGAGACTTTCTAAAAAATCATGAGTGGGCACGTGAAGAATATAGAAAATTAAAAGAGAAACTTGCTGCTACATATCCTTTTGATCGTGTTTCATATACAAATGCAAAAGCACCGTTTATTTGCAACATATTAGAATTGGCCAAAAAGAGTATTAACAAAGTATAA
- a CDS encoding YjcZ family sporulation protein: MSFGGSCGFGGGFALLVVLFILLIIVGCSCWS, from the coding sequence ATGAGTTTCGGCGGTTCTTGTGGTTTTGGTGGAGGTTTCGCATTATTAGTTGTGTTATTTATTTTATTAATTATTGTTGGATGTAGCTGTTGGAGCTAA
- a CDS encoding zinc-binding dehydrogenase, with the protein MNAIVHQHKKGLDGLEYKLSPEITPNIGEVKVKLKAAGLNHRDLFIMNNRKEIELPLILGSDGAGIVTELGEGVSNIALHTEVIINPSIGWNNTHEIPELPEVLGGPADGTFAEYVIVPAENVVEKPSYLTWEESGVLSLSALTAYRALFTKGRLKPEEHVLIPGIGGGVATYAMLFAKAIGAKVSVTSRIEDKRKAAEKYGADFSFNSSGNWEECLHGEKVDLIIDSIGPATFLKYFDILKPNGRIVNFGASSGDKIELPLRALFYNQIDIMGTSMGSSEEFNKMIHFIEEYNIKPIIDKVYPLEEAIQALNRMQQGEQFGNIALRME; encoded by the coding sequence ATGAACGCTATTGTACATCAACATAAAAAAGGATTAGACGGTTTAGAATATAAATTATCACCTGAGATAACTCCTAACATTGGAGAGGTTAAAGTGAAATTAAAAGCAGCAGGTTTAAATCATCGTGATTTATTTATAATGAATAATAGAAAAGAAATCGAATTACCTTTAATTTTAGGATCAGATGGTGCAGGTATTGTTACGGAATTAGGAGAAGGAGTTTCAAATATTGCACTACATACAGAGGTTATTATAAATCCTAGTATTGGATGGAATAATACTCATGAAATACCAGAGTTACCTGAAGTACTAGGTGGACCAGCAGATGGAACATTTGCTGAATATGTTATTGTACCAGCAGAAAATGTAGTGGAAAAGCCATCCTATCTTACGTGGGAAGAATCTGGCGTTTTATCTTTATCGGCATTAACTGCATATAGAGCGCTTTTTACAAAAGGTAGATTAAAACCTGAAGAACATGTCCTAATTCCGGGAATTGGCGGTGGTGTAGCTACTTATGCTATGTTATTTGCTAAAGCAATTGGAGCAAAGGTGAGTGTTACTTCAAGGATAGAGGACAAAAGAAAGGCTGCTGAAAAATATGGAGCAGACTTTTCTTTTAATAGTTCTGGTAATTGGGAAGAGTGCCTACATGGAGAAAAAGTGGATTTAATTATAGATAGTATAGGTCCGGCGACTTTCTTAAAATATTTTGATATATTAAAACCAAATGGAAGAATCGTTAACTTTGGTGCAAGTTCAGGAGATAAAATCGAATTACCGTTACGAGCATTATTTTATAATCAAATCGATATTATGGGAACATCAATGGGGAGCAGTGAGGAATTTAATAAGATGATTCATTTTATAGAGGAATATAATATTAAACCAATCATTGATAAAGTATATCCATTAGAAGAAGCAATTCAAGCTTTAAATCGAATGCAGCAAGGAGAACAATTCGGTAATATTGCCCTTCGTATGGAATGA
- a CDS encoding undecaprenyl-diphosphatase, with the protein MNYTVFQWVNNFAGSSKLLDALMIAITNSVPYVAILFMLILWFNNGKKENAIKKQYTVLYTTLSVSIALLVNVLVHAVYYHPRPFITYHVNQLVPHAADSSFVSDHSVLVFSIAFVFILRGEKLKYIALIWAILVGVSRMYVGVHYPLDILGAAFLTFITSGLVMQSARIFEPLASFIFKMYALVAKRVPFLAKYNHIA; encoded by the coding sequence ATGAATTACACAGTATTTCAATGGGTTAATAATTTTGCTGGATCATCCAAGCTATTAGATGCACTAATGATCGCTATTACAAATAGTGTTCCATATGTCGCTATACTATTCATGCTTATCCTATGGTTCAATAATGGAAAGAAAGAGAATGCAATTAAAAAACAATATACAGTATTATATACAACACTTTCAGTCAGTATTGCATTATTAGTAAATGTTCTTGTACATGCGGTATATTATCATCCGCGCCCTTTTATTACGTATCATGTAAATCAATTAGTACCGCATGCAGCAGATTCATCATTTGTAAGTGATCATTCTGTACTTGTATTTTCTATTGCTTTCGTATTTATTCTAAGAGGAGAAAAACTTAAATATATTGCGCTTATATGGGCAATATTAGTTGGTGTATCACGCATGTACGTAGGTGTTCATTATCCTCTAGATATACTTGGTGCTGCGTTCTTAACATTTATTACAAGTGGATTAGTGATGCAAAGCGCACGTATATTTGAACCGTTAGCAAGTTTTATTTTCAAAATGTATGCACTAGTAGCAAAACGGGTGCCATTTTTAGCGAAATATAACCATATAGCTTAA
- a CDS encoding ECF-type riboflavin transporter substrate-binding protein: MNKLTTKLVVAIGIGAALYGILGLWGFSIAPNTFIKPALAILTVFGALFGPVAGLLIGLIGHTVTDTIAGWGIWWGWVFSSGIIGFSMGLIQKRTGFSVKNGAYNNRDISYFAIAGLVGIVIAIIFAGAFDIIVMGEPFDKIVIQVLGATISDIIVFLVLGLPITIGLAKANKKHTHLKIEK, translated from the coding sequence ATGAACAAATTAACGACAAAACTAGTAGTAGCAATCGGAATTGGAGCAGCTTTATACGGGATATTAGGGCTTTGGGGATTTTCTATCGCACCCAATACATTTATTAAACCAGCATTGGCTATATTAACAGTTTTTGGTGCGTTATTTGGCCCAGTAGCAGGACTATTAATAGGGCTTATTGGCCATACCGTTACAGATACAATCGCTGGTTGGGGTATTTGGTGGGGATGGGTGTTTAGTTCGGGGATTATCGGATTTTCAATGGGTCTTATACAAAAAAGAACTGGTTTCAGTGTAAAAAATGGAGCGTATAATAACCGTGATATTTCTTATTTTGCAATAGCGGGGTTAGTTGGAATTGTCATTGCCATTATATTTGCGGGTGCATTCGATATTATTGTGATGGGAGAACCGTTTGACAAAATCGTTATACAAGTACTAGGAGCAACCATTTCAGACATTATCGTATTTTTAGTTCTTGGATTACCAATCACGATTGGTCTAGCTAAAGCAAATAAGAAACATACACATTTAAAAATTGAAAAGTAG
- a CDS encoding macrolide family glycosyltransferase, with translation MLNILIVNFPAEGHVNPTLSLVKAFTERGDNVHYITTENFKERLEVLGAIVHTHPDLLKEISIDNETSYGLKSFFHVHVQTSFYILEITKELCKSINFDFVVYDIFGAGELVKEYLQVPGIVSSPIFLIPPELLETLPFHPNAEIQFQPDELSEKLLYQMEHEFGVKPKNNLQFMHNKGDISLVYTSRYFQPNSDSFGENNIFIGPSIIKRKTNAKFPLELLSKKKVIYISMGTLLEGLEPFFNTCIDAFSNFEGIVVMAIGDRNDISKIKQAPDNFIIAPYVPQSEILSEADVFITHGGMNSVHDAIYYNVPFVIIPHDKDQPMIAQRLTELEAAHRLLKEHVNEQTLKEAVTDVLSNKKYKHGIRKLNESFLECGGSKRAIAVIDALLNK, from the coding sequence GTGTTGAATATTTTAATAGTTAATTTTCCTGCAGAGGGACATGTGAATCCTACATTAAGTTTAGTAAAGGCCTTTACTGAAAGAGGAGATAACGTACACTATATTACAACGGAAAACTTTAAGGAAAGGCTTGAAGTTTTGGGGGCTATTGTACATACTCATCCGGATTTATTAAAGGAGATTTCTATTGATAATGAAACTTCATATGGATTAAAATCTTTCTTTCATGTACATGTTCAAACTTCTTTTTATATATTAGAAATTACGAAAGAATTATGTAAAAGCATAAATTTTGATTTCGTAGTTTATGATATATTTGGTGCCGGAGAGTTAGTAAAGGAATATTTACAAGTTCCAGGCATAGTTTCCTCTCCTATATTTTTAATTCCACCAGAATTATTGGAAACCTTGCCTTTTCATCCAAATGCAGAAATACAATTCCAACCCGATGAACTCTCTGAAAAGTTGCTGTATCAAATGGAACATGAATTTGGAGTAAAGCCCAAAAATAATCTTCAATTTATGCATAATAAGGGAGATATTAGTCTCGTGTATACAAGTCGTTATTTTCAACCTAATAGCGATTCGTTCGGAGAAAACAATATTTTTATTGGACCGAGTATTATAAAGCGCAAAACAAATGCAAAGTTTCCACTTGAATTGCTTTCAAAAAAGAAAGTTATTTATATTTCAATGGGAACACTTCTTGAAGGGCTCGAACCATTTTTTAATACGTGTATTGATGCTTTTTCAAATTTCGAAGGGATTGTAGTAATGGCGATCGGTGATAGAAATGATATTTCAAAAATTAAGCAAGCGCCAGACAACTTTATTATAGCCCCTTACGTACCTCAATCAGAAATATTAAGTGAAGCAGATGTTTTTATTACACATGGTGGAATGAATAGTGTGCACGATGCAATTTATTACAATGTCCCATTTGTGATAATACCGCATGATAAAGATCAACCTATGATAGCGCAAAGATTAACTGAGCTTGAGGCAGCACATAGATTATTGAAAGAGCATGTTAATGAGCAAACTTTAAAAGAGGCGGTAACAGACGTTCTTTCAAATAAAAAGTATAAACATGGCATTCGAAAACTGAATGAAAGTTTTTTAGAGTGTGGTGGTTCCAAAAGAGCCATTGCAGTTATTGATGCTCTTTTAAATAAATAG
- a CDS encoding DUF3744 domain-containing protein yields MQPIISFEQFTFQYGHAAQPTLKEITFHIYPGEKVLIAGRSGSGKSTLAHCINGLIPFSYEGISTGNILIAGKDPREGSIFEQSKHVGTILQDQDSQFIGLTVEEDVAFSLENECVNQNEMKKIVNDSLKKVNMQNFHAQSPHELSGGQKQTVSLAGLLTTNADILLFDEPLANLDPASSLNTIELIKDIHEKYNKTIVIIEHRIEEILNLDLDKIILIDEGEIVAMGSPDKILASNILPNIGLREPIYIEVLKKLNFVNNNNLLFPIENLCNEKVNSVMKNWMQKQVSFEDTHKNREVCQIENLSFSYNNKHTALEDINLSIREGEIVALLGHNGAGKSTLAHSLIGINKTKNGRITFAGENINTWSIRKRGEVISYVMQNPNHMITQRTVLEEVSFTLKLKKVSKEEISSRVEVVLKICGLYPFRNWPIQALSYGQKKRLTIASVLTTNPKLIILDEPTAGQDYYHYKQFMSFIRTLAEKGISFIFITHDMNLALEYANRAVVLHEGKIIADNTVSAVLGDQGTLQRANLREISLIKLAKLSGIPTPETFVKLYIEANRREEYA; encoded by the coding sequence ATGCAACCAATTATATCTTTTGAACAATTTACCTTTCAATATGGGCATGCCGCACAGCCTACTTTAAAAGAAATTACATTTCATATATATCCTGGGGAAAAGGTACTAATAGCTGGAAGAAGTGGTTCAGGTAAGTCAACATTAGCTCATTGTATTAATGGGCTAATCCCATTTTCTTACGAAGGGATTAGTACTGGTAATATTTTAATAGCTGGAAAGGATCCGAGAGAGGGAAGTATTTTTGAACAGAGTAAACATGTAGGAACAATATTACAAGATCAAGATTCACAATTTATTGGTCTTACTGTCGAAGAAGATGTAGCATTTTCATTAGAAAACGAATGTGTAAATCAAAATGAAATGAAAAAAATTGTTAATGATTCTTTAAAAAAAGTAAACATGCAGAATTTTCATGCACAAAGTCCTCATGAATTATCAGGAGGGCAAAAACAGACAGTCTCTCTTGCAGGTTTACTAACGACAAATGCAGATATATTATTATTTGATGAACCGTTAGCTAACTTAGATCCAGCAAGTAGTTTGAATACTATAGAACTCATTAAAGATATTCATGAGAAATATAATAAAACAATTGTAATTATTGAACATCGAATAGAAGAAATTTTAAACCTTGATTTAGACAAAATTATTTTAATCGATGAAGGAGAAATTGTTGCGATGGGTTCACCGGATAAAATATTAGCATCTAATATATTACCAAATATCGGGCTAAGAGAACCTATTTATATAGAAGTTCTAAAGAAATTAAATTTTGTCAATAACAATAACCTGTTGTTCCCAATTGAAAATCTCTGTAATGAAAAAGTTAATAGCGTAATGAAGAATTGGATGCAGAAACAAGTTTCATTTGAAGACACACATAAAAATAGAGAAGTATGTCAAATAGAAAATTTATCATTTTCGTATAATAACAAACATACAGCATTAGAAGATATAAACCTTTCAATAAGAGAAGGTGAAATAGTAGCGTTATTGGGTCATAATGGAGCAGGTAAATCGACACTAGCTCATAGTCTAATAGGAATAAATAAAACAAAAAATGGGAGAATTACATTCGCTGGAGAAAACATAAATACGTGGTCTATCCGTAAACGTGGCGAAGTTATTTCGTATGTTATGCAAAACCCAAATCATATGATTACACAACGTACTGTTTTAGAGGAGGTTTCATTCACATTAAAATTAAAAAAGGTTTCTAAAGAAGAAATTAGTAGTAGAGTGGAAGTTGTTTTGAAAATTTGTGGATTATATCCATTTCGTAATTGGCCAATTCAGGCATTAAGCTACGGGCAAAAAAAGAGACTAACCATTGCTTCTGTACTTACAACAAACCCAAAACTTATTATATTAGATGAGCCGACAGCAGGGCAAGATTACTACCATTACAAACAGTTTATGTCGTTTATAAGAACATTGGCTGAAAAGGGCATATCCTTTATTTTTATCACACACGATATGAATCTTGCTTTAGAATACGCAAATCGAGCGGTAGTTCTGCATGAAGGGAAAATTATTGCGGACAATACTGTATCTGCTGTTTTAGGGGATCAAGGAACGTTACAAAGAGCTAATCTACGGGAGATTTCATTAATAAAACTAGCTAAATTAAGCGGAATTCCAACTCCAGAAACATTTGTGAAACTTTATATTGAGGCTAATAGGAGGGAGGAATATGCATAA
- a CDS encoding serine/threonine protein kinase — MKDIPVKIQLDTITFQLKKHHNFDWLTKLGTVFAVFDQQDSGNISFGVEKNGKKNFIKYAGAQTLAYNASTNEAIKRLKSSVTIYNELKHISLINLIDHYPVQHGYVLIFDWFDGECLHPHWSFPPSAKYNDPNSPFYKYKKLSVKNRLISLNSIFNFHTYVEHKNYVAIDFYDGSILYNFKTNETKICDIDLYSNKPYVNKMGRMWGSSRFMSPEEFQLNAIIDGKTNVFNMGAMAFALLGGGQDRSFIKWEAGEGLYEVAYRAVNENRSKRYASMEEFNNAWLKVYNTEKL, encoded by the coding sequence ATGAAAGATATTCCAGTTAAAATTCAGTTAGATACTATAACATTCCAACTAAAAAAACATCATAATTTTGATTGGCTTACGAAACTAGGAACAGTATTTGCAGTTTTTGACCAACAAGATTCCGGTAATATAAGTTTCGGTGTTGAAAAGAATGGGAAAAAGAACTTTATTAAATATGCAGGGGCACAAACACTCGCATATAATGCTTCTACAAATGAAGCTATAAAAAGATTAAAAAGCTCAGTTACTATATACAATGAATTAAAACACATTTCTCTTATAAATTTAATTGATCACTACCCTGTACAACATGGATATGTTTTAATTTTTGATTGGTTTGACGGTGAGTGTCTTCACCCGCACTGGAGTTTCCCACCCTCAGCAAAATATAATGATCCTAACTCACCATTTTATAAATATAAGAAATTATCCGTTAAAAATAGGCTAATTTCATTAAATTCTATTTTTAATTTCCATACTTACGTTGAACACAAAAACTATGTAGCTATTGATTTTTATGACGGTAGTATTTTGTACAACTTTAAAACTAATGAAACAAAAATTTGTGATATTGATTTATACAGTAACAAACCGTATGTAAATAAGATGGGGCGAATGTGGGGATCATCTCGTTTTATGTCACCTGAAGAGTTTCAACTTAATGCTATAATAGACGGGAAAACTAATGTATTTAATATGGGGGCTATGGCTTTCGCACTATTAGGTGGCGGGCAAGATCGTTCCTTTATAAAATGGGAAGCTGGCGAAGGATTATATGAAGTAGCATACCGTGCTGTAAATGAAAATCGTAGTAAGCGCTATGCGTCAATGGAAGAGTTTAATAATGCATGGTTAAAAGTCTATAACACTGAAAAGTTATAA